Below is a window of Variovorax terrae DNA.
TCTTCCCCTCGGGCCTGGTGCTGTACTGGCTGACCAACAACGTGCTGTCGATCGCGCAGCAGTGGTTCATCAACAAGCGCCTGGGTGTCCTGGGCAAGTAAGCCCACCCACGCAACAAGAGGGCCGCTTGCAGCGGCCCTTTTTATTGGAAGATACGCCCATGCTGCCGCGCCACGCCGACCCCATTGCCGCCATCGCCACCGCGCCCGGGCGCGGGGCCGTGGGCATTGTGCGCGTGAGCGGCAAGCAGCTGGGCGCGCTGGTCCCGGCGCTGTGCGGCCGCGCGCTGAAGGCGCGCGAGGCCAGCTACGGGCCGTTCCGCGCGGCCGACGGCGCGCCGATCGACCATGGACTGGCCATCCACTTTCCCGCGCCGCACTCCTACACCGGCGAGGACGTGTTGGAGCTGCAGGCCCATGGCGGGCCGGTGGTGCTGCAGCTGCTGCTGGCGCGCTGCATCGAGGCCGGTGCCGAAACCGATCCGGCCACGGGCCGGCCGCGCCTGGCGGGCCTGCGCGTGGCGCAGCCCGGCGAGTTCACCGAGCGCGCCTTCCTCAACGACAAGATCGACCTCGCGCAGGCCGAGGCCATCGCCGACCTGATCGACGCCAGCACCGAAGCCGCGGCGCGCAGCGCCAGCCGCTCGCTGTCGGGCGAGTTCTCGCGCGAGATCCACGCGCTGCGCGACGCGCTGATCCATCTGCGCATGCTGGTGGAGGCCACGCTCGATTTTCCGGAAGAGGAGATCGACTTCCTGCGCCAGGCCGATGCCCAGGGGCAGCTCGCGGGCCTGCAGCAGACCCTGGCCGGCGTGCTGCGCCGCGCGCGCCAGGGCGCGCTGCTGCGCGAGGGCATCAAGGTGGTGATCGCGGGCCAGCCCAACGCGGGCAAAAGCTCGCTGCTCAACGCGCTGGCGGGGGCCGAGCTGGCCATCGTCACGCCGATCCCCGGCACCACCCGCGACGTGGTGAGCCAGACCATCCAGATCGAGGGCGTGCCGGTCCATGTGATCGACACCGCCGGCCTGCGCGACAGCCATGACGAGGTCGAGAAGATCGGCATCGCGCGCGCCTGGGACCAGATCGAGCGCGCCGACGCCGTGCTGTTCCTGCACGACCTGACGCGTGCCGGTGCTATGGAATACATAGCAGCCGATGACCGCATCATGCGGACCCTGGCCGGAAAATTGCCCGAAAGCGTGCCCGTGGTCGAGGTCTGGAACAAAACCGACGCCGCCGCCGGCGCCGTGCCGGCGGGCGGC
It encodes the following:
- the mnmE gene encoding tRNA uridine-5-carboxymethylaminomethyl(34) synthesis GTPase MnmE — its product is MLPRHADPIAAIATAPGRGAVGIVRVSGKQLGALVPALCGRALKAREASYGPFRAADGAPIDHGLAIHFPAPHSYTGEDVLELQAHGGPVVLQLLLARCIEAGAETDPATGRPRLAGLRVAQPGEFTERAFLNDKIDLAQAEAIADLIDASTEAAARSASRSLSGEFSREIHALRDALIHLRMLVEATLDFPEEEIDFLRQADAQGQLAGLQQTLAGVLRRARQGALLREGIKVVIAGQPNAGKSSLLNALAGAELAIVTPIPGTTRDVVSQTIQIEGVPVHVIDTAGLRDSHDEVEKIGIARAWDQIERADAVLFLHDLTRAGAMEYIAADDRIMRTLAGKLPESVPVVEVWNKTDAAAGAVPAGGLALSARTGDGLEALRRRLLEIAGWQSAPEGVYLARERHVQALRRVDAHLIAATAHLAAQAQSLDLLAEELRLAQNALGDITGEFSSDDLLGVIFSSFCIGK